In one Streptomyces sp. NBC_01241 genomic region, the following are encoded:
- a CDS encoding acetyl-CoA C-acetyltransferase, translating to MSTEAFVYDAIRTPRGRGKANGALHGTKPIDLVVGLIHEIRSRFPGLDPAAIDDIVLGVVSPLGDQGSDIARIAAIAAGLPDSVAGVQENRFCASGLEAVNLAAAKVRSGWEDLVLAGGVESMSRVPMGSDGGAWAMDPMTNFDTGFAPQGVGADLIATIEGFSRRDVDEFAALSQERAAEAWKDGRFARSVVPVKDRNGLVVLDHDEHLRPGTTADSLAALKPSFATIGEMGGFDAVALQKYHWVEKIDHVHHAGNSSGIVDGAALVAIGNKETGERYGLTPRARIVSAAVSGSEPTIMLTGPAPATRKALAKAGLTIDDIDLVEINEAFAGVVLRFARDMGLSLDKINVNGGAIALGHPLGATGAMILGTLIDELERRDKRYGLATLCVGGGMGIATVIERL from the coding sequence TTGAGTACCGAAGCGTTCGTCTACGACGCGATCCGCACCCCGCGCGGCCGCGGTAAGGCCAACGGCGCCCTGCACGGCACCAAGCCGATCGACCTCGTCGTCGGCCTCATCCACGAAATCCGCAGCCGCTTCCCCGGCCTGGACCCGGCGGCCATCGACGACATCGTCCTCGGCGTGGTCAGCCCGCTCGGCGACCAGGGATCCGACATCGCCCGGATCGCCGCCATCGCCGCCGGTCTCCCCGACTCCGTAGCGGGCGTCCAGGAGAACCGCTTCTGCGCGTCGGGCCTGGAAGCCGTCAACCTGGCCGCCGCCAAGGTCCGTTCGGGCTGGGAGGACCTCGTCCTCGCAGGCGGCGTCGAGTCGATGTCCCGCGTCCCGATGGGCTCCGACGGCGGCGCCTGGGCGATGGACCCGATGACCAACTTCGACACCGGATTCGCCCCGCAGGGCGTCGGCGCCGACCTCATCGCCACCATCGAGGGCTTCTCCCGCCGCGACGTCGACGAATTCGCCGCACTCTCCCAGGAACGCGCCGCCGAAGCGTGGAAGGACGGCCGTTTCGCGCGTTCCGTCGTCCCCGTCAAGGACCGCAACGGCCTCGTCGTCCTCGACCACGACGAACACCTGCGGCCCGGCACCACCGCCGACTCGCTCGCCGCGCTCAAGCCGTCCTTCGCCACGATCGGCGAAATGGGCGGCTTCGACGCCGTCGCGCTGCAGAAGTACCACTGGGTCGAGAAGATCGACCACGTCCACCACGCGGGCAACTCCTCCGGCATCGTCGACGGGGCGGCGCTCGTCGCGATCGGCAACAAGGAGACCGGCGAGCGGTACGGACTCACGCCACGCGCCCGGATCGTCTCCGCCGCCGTCTCCGGCTCCGAGCCCACCATCATGCTCACCGGTCCCGCGCCCGCCACCCGCAAGGCCCTCGCCAAGGCCGGGCTGACCATCGACGACATCGACCTCGTCGAGATCAACGAGGCGTTCGCCGGCGTCGTGCTGCGGTTCGCCAGGGACATGGGGCTCTCCCTCGACAAGATCAACGTCAACGGCGGCGCCATCGCGCTCGGCCACCCGCTCGGCGCCACCGGCGCGATGATCCTCGGCACCCTCATCGACGAATTGGAGCGGCGCGACAAGCGGTACGGCCTCGCCACCCTCTGCGTCGGCGGCGGCATGGGCATCGCCACCGTCATCGAGCGTCTCTGA
- a CDS encoding 3-hydroxyacyl-CoA dehydrogenase NAD-binding domain-containing protein: MTESTTIRWEQDETGVVTLVLDDPDQSANTMNQAFKDSIAAIADRAEAEKDSIRGIIYTSAKKTFFAGGDLKDMIKVGPSSAQQAFDTGTAIKNALRRIETLGKPVVAAINGAALGGGYEIALASHHRVALDAPGSRIGLPEVTLGLLPAGGGVTRTVRLMGIADALLKVLLQGTQYTPRRALENGLVHEVAATREEMLDKARAFIDANPESQQPWDVKGYRIPGGTPSNPKFAANLPAFPANLKKQIAGAPMPAPRNILAAAVEGSQVDFETALTIEARYFTELVTGQVAKNMIQAFFFDLQAVNSGAGRPKGIEQRQVRKVAVLGAGMMGAGIAYSCARAGIEVVLKDVSQEAAAKGKAYSEKLLDKALSRGRTTEAERDELLARITPTGDPADLAGCDAVIEAVFEDTALKHKVFQEVQDIIEPDALLCSNTSTLPITVLAEGVSRPADFIGLHFFSPVDKMPLVEIIKGEKTGDEALARAFDLVRRIKKTPIVVNDSRGFFTSRVIGQFINEGVAMVGEGVEPASVEQAAAQSGYPAKVLSLMDELTLTLPRKIRNETRRAVEAAGGTWAEHPADAVIDRMVDDFDRPGRSGGAGFYEYDEAGKRTRLWPGLREHFTKPDTDIPFIDMKERMLFSEALDSVRCLEENVLVSVADANIGSIMGIGFPPWTGGVLQYINGYEGGLPGFVARARELAERYGDRFLPPALLVEKAEKSETFHD, encoded by the coding sequence ATGACCGAGAGCACCACCATCCGCTGGGAACAGGACGAGACCGGCGTCGTCACCCTCGTACTCGACGACCCCGACCAGTCCGCCAACACGATGAACCAGGCATTCAAGGACTCCATCGCGGCCATCGCCGACCGCGCCGAGGCCGAGAAGGACTCCATCCGCGGCATCATCTACACCTCCGCGAAGAAGACCTTCTTCGCGGGCGGCGACCTCAAGGACATGATCAAGGTCGGTCCTTCGAGCGCCCAGCAGGCCTTCGACACCGGCACCGCCATCAAGAACGCGCTGCGCCGCATCGAGACCCTGGGCAAGCCCGTCGTCGCCGCCATCAACGGGGCGGCGCTCGGTGGCGGTTACGAGATCGCCCTCGCCTCGCACCACCGCGTCGCCCTCGACGCACCCGGCTCCCGGATCGGCCTGCCCGAGGTCACCCTCGGTCTGCTGCCCGCGGGCGGCGGCGTCACCCGCACCGTACGCCTCATGGGCATCGCCGACGCGCTGCTGAAGGTCCTCCTCCAGGGCACCCAGTACACCCCGCGGCGCGCCCTGGAGAACGGCCTGGTCCACGAGGTCGCCGCCACCCGGGAGGAGATGCTCGACAAGGCCCGCGCCTTCATCGACGCCAACCCGGAGTCCCAGCAGCCCTGGGACGTCAAGGGATACCGGATCCCCGGCGGCACCCCGTCGAACCCGAAGTTCGCCGCGAATCTGCCCGCCTTCCCGGCCAATCTGAAGAAGCAGATCGCCGGCGCCCCGATGCCCGCGCCCCGCAACATCCTGGCCGCCGCCGTCGAGGGCTCACAGGTCGACTTCGAGACCGCGCTGACCATCGAAGCCCGCTACTTCACCGAACTGGTCACCGGCCAGGTCGCGAAGAACATGATCCAGGCGTTCTTCTTCGACCTCCAGGCCGTCAACTCCGGCGCCGGCCGCCCCAAGGGCATCGAACAGCGCCAGGTCCGCAAGGTCGCCGTGCTCGGCGCCGGGATGATGGGCGCGGGCATCGCCTACTCCTGCGCCCGCGCCGGCATCGAGGTCGTCCTCAAGGACGTCTCGCAGGAGGCCGCAGCCAAGGGCAAGGCGTACAGCGAGAAACTCCTCGACAAGGCGCTCTCCCGGGGCCGTACCACCGAGGCCGAGCGCGACGAGCTGCTGGCCCGCATCACCCCGACCGGCGACCCGGCCGACCTGGCGGGCTGCGACGCCGTCATCGAGGCCGTCTTCGAGGACACCGCGCTCAAGCACAAGGTGTTCCAGGAGGTCCAGGACATCATCGAGCCGGACGCGCTGCTCTGCTCCAACACCTCGACCCTGCCCATCACGGTCCTCGCCGAGGGCGTCTCGCGTCCGGCCGACTTCATCGGGCTGCACTTCTTCTCGCCCGTGGACAAGATGCCGCTCGTCGAGATCATCAAGGGCGAGAAGACCGGCGACGAGGCCCTGGCCCGCGCCTTCGACCTGGTGCGACGGATCAAGAAGACCCCGATCGTCGTCAACGACTCCCGTGGCTTCTTCACCTCGCGCGTCATCGGCCAGTTCATCAACGAGGGCGTCGCCATGGTCGGTGAGGGCGTCGAGCCCGCATCGGTCGAGCAGGCCGCGGCGCAGTCCGGCTACCCGGCCAAGGTGCTCTCCCTGATGGACGAGCTGACCCTCACCCTGCCCCGCAAGATCCGCAACGAGACCAGGCGTGCCGTGGAAGCGGCCGGCGGCACCTGGGCCGAACACCCGGCGGACGCGGTCATCGACCGCATGGTCGACGACTTCGACCGCCCGGGACGCAGCGGCGGCGCGGGCTTCTACGAGTACGACGAGGCGGGCAAGCGCACCCGTCTCTGGCCGGGGCTGCGGGAGCACTTCACGAAGCCGGACACGGACATCCCCTTCATCGACATGAAGGAGCGGATGCTGTTCTCCGAGGCGCTGGACAGCGTCCGCTGCCTGGAGGAGAACGTCCTCGTCTCCGTCGCCGACGCCAACATCGGCTCCATCATGGGCATCGGCTTCCCGCCGTGGACCGGCGGCGTACTCCAGTACATCAACGGCTACGAGGGCGGTCTGCCCGGCTTCGTCGCCCGCGCCCGGGAGCTCGCCGAGCGCTACGGCGACCGGTTCCTGCCGCCCGCGCTGCTCGTGGAGAAGGCCGAGAAGAGCGAGACCTTCCACGACTGA
- a CDS encoding MerR family transcriptional regulator — protein MTTGTEDPTLTVDELAARAGVTVRTVRFYSTRGLLPPPVIGPRRVGHYGHEHLSRLALIEELQHQGMTLAAIERYLVQLPPDLSAHDLAIHRALVASWAPDAAEDATRAELERRAGRALTGQDMARLAAMGVLERAEPVDGTYRVDPGLLRLGVELLDVPIAHETILAARTVLLDHSRSAAQELTRLFRDEVWGPYRERESDPEHVAAMKSLSAHMQPMVLQALVTAFQRSLKEELRAAFTAE, from the coding sequence ATGACGACCGGGACCGAGGACCCGACGCTCACCGTCGACGAGCTGGCGGCGCGCGCCGGTGTCACCGTACGCACCGTGCGTTTCTACAGCACCCGGGGTCTGCTGCCGCCGCCGGTGATCGGTCCCCGTCGTGTCGGGCATTACGGGCATGAACATCTGTCCCGGCTCGCGCTCATCGAGGAGCTTCAGCACCAGGGCATGACGCTGGCCGCGATCGAACGCTATCTGGTACAGCTGCCGCCGGACCTGAGCGCCCACGACCTGGCGATCCACCGGGCGCTGGTGGCGTCCTGGGCGCCCGATGCGGCGGAGGACGCGACGCGGGCGGAACTGGAGCGGCGGGCGGGCCGGGCGCTGACCGGGCAGGACATGGCGCGGCTGGCCGCGATGGGTGTGCTGGAGCGCGCGGAGCCGGTCGACGGCACCTACCGGGTGGACCCGGGGCTGCTGCGGCTCGGGGTCGAACTGCTCGACGTACCGATCGCGCACGAGACGATTCTGGCCGCGCGCACGGTTTTGCTGGACCACTCCCGGTCGGCCGCGCAGGAGCTGACCCGGCTGTTCCGGGACGAGGTGTGGGGTCCGTACCGGGAACGGGAGTCGGACCCGGAGCACGTGGCGGCGATGAAGTCGCTGTCGGCCCATATGCAGCCGATGGTGCTGCAGGCGCTGGTGACCGCGTTCCAGCGGTCGTTGAAGGAGGAGCTGCGGGCCGCGTTCACGGCGGAGTGA
- a CDS encoding macro domain-containing protein, whose translation MSEITYVRGDATTPQGKGVKLIAHVCNDLGGWGKGFVLAVSRRWPEPEKAYRHWHRERADNDFGLGAAQFVQVSPYLWVANMVGQRGMRTGSKGVPVRYEAIDTALGSVADRAVELGASVHMPRIGCGLAGGTWSRIEPLIAKRLLSRGIAVTVYDYDQEASPAPPSGRPGT comes from the coding sequence ATGTCGGAGATCACGTACGTACGGGGAGACGCGACCACCCCACAGGGCAAGGGCGTCAAGCTGATCGCGCATGTCTGCAACGACCTGGGCGGCTGGGGCAAGGGCTTCGTCCTGGCCGTTTCGCGTCGCTGGCCCGAACCGGAGAAGGCCTACCGTCACTGGCACCGGGAGCGCGCGGACAACGACTTCGGCCTCGGCGCGGCCCAGTTCGTCCAGGTGAGTCCGTACCTCTGGGTGGCGAACATGGTGGGCCAGCGGGGGATGCGTACGGGCAGCAAGGGGGTCCCGGTGCGCTACGAGGCGATCGACACGGCCCTGGGCTCCGTGGCCGACCGGGCGGTCGAGCTGGGGGCTTCGGTCCACATGCCGCGGATCGGCTGCGGACTGGCGGGCGGCACCTGGTCCCGAATCGAGCCGCTGATAGCGAAGCGGCTGCTGAGCCGTGGCATAGCAGTGACGGTGTACGACTACGACCAGGAGGCCTCGCCTGCGCCACCGTCAGGGCGCCCCGGAACGTGA
- a CDS encoding helix-turn-helix domain-containing protein, giving the protein MSPAPRRPDARPDGRVDEHFEKGWRLSVSGVAVEDEPPVAAVDREIVALLHVGLTDAAIARQLGMGHRTVQRRLHALMDEVGAATRFQLGWYAARAGWLDDESGNSVPSQVP; this is encoded by the coding sequence TTGAGCCCTGCACCCCGACGACCGGACGCGCGACCCGATGGACGCGTCGACGAGCACTTCGAGAAGGGATGGCGGCTGAGCGTCTCCGGCGTCGCCGTCGAGGACGAGCCCCCCGTCGCGGCAGTCGACCGGGAGATCGTCGCCCTCCTCCACGTCGGGCTGACCGATGCCGCCATCGCCCGTCAACTGGGCATGGGTCATCGCACCGTTCAGCGACGCCTGCACGCCCTGATGGACGAGGTCGGCGCCGCGACCCGCTTCCAACTCGGGTGGTACGCGGCCCGCGCGGGCTGGCTGGACGACGAATCCGGCAACTCGGTTCCCTCGCAGGTTCCTTGA
- a CDS encoding M4 family metallopeptidase encodes MLATGVVVAATGSALMTAPAWADDTTAAATTATSPVPVAPAMTQGLDKSARAGTPAEAARAHLKAHKDTYKVPVSDLKTVQTTKDGKQSSVRFQQKHDGVPVFGAEYAVQTEAADGGQQVTSATGTLYTDLTVSTTPKVAEATAKQRMFTLDRGLRGVQGAKTEAHGLSVLPDAHGGRLAWHFTVTGGKADGSPVRQEVYVDARVGGIALSYNNIDAADASPAEGTGVRVDGGEAKLNVNKEADGSYTLVDSTRSMYAQTGGQIRTYDANRKQYTAVAGGPVTDDIRLGTSASDRFDGANTSSGAVDAHLNAAKVYEYYKDQIGRDGVDGKGGTIYSVVNVAANGKDYANAFWDGSKMVYGHMDGVPLSVGLDVVGHEMTHGVTEHSAGLVYLNQSGALNEAISDYFGNAMETADKGIAMSDPTSGLIGEYLCNGTKPLEDCALRDLNDGRNAQKDYQPITLDIDNGGVHHNSTIVGGALWDMRKNIDSKLADRIIYRSAQNYLTPLSGFTDMRNAVTLAAKSLNVSKADLAVIDKAFDDHGIETGWEQKGGTHDGTTIGTDILPAYEVYGGIDEQAAQINGDVYAISHGDAIAWDQGSAAFGITVGRFDKKPQHELAQQDAYLLDPSLDDDRIVFTRIAADGIGIYQAGDKGQGAIKKLADRPDADETEPVTDHGALAYISTTADGEQDVMLRKADGTTVNVTPEAGTKAARLAMKNGTIAWAGGDGTYVYVYDIAKGTTQTKRITGFLFNWVSDIQITSDRVFWRETGGFLIPSTTFMSAPLDDLSKAAKLRYPSSAYVAQFSVNDDYFAYSTYDLWGALGAWNGPVKAMVSKTADVLDGLNNYTRVSCSSGSQLAPSLGDGQRVAWLDTSAAATDVVTRETFAGTCE; translated from the coding sequence ATGCTGGCGACCGGTGTGGTCGTCGCCGCCACCGGATCGGCACTGATGACCGCGCCGGCCTGGGCGGACGACACCACCGCCGCGGCCACCACGGCGACGAGCCCGGTGCCGGTCGCTCCCGCGATGACCCAGGGGCTGGACAAGTCCGCCCGCGCGGGCACGCCCGCCGAGGCCGCCCGGGCCCACCTGAAGGCCCACAAGGACACGTACAAGGTGCCCGTCTCCGACCTGAAGACGGTGCAGACGACCAAGGACGGCAAGCAGTCCTCGGTCCGCTTCCAGCAGAAGCACGACGGCGTCCCGGTCTTCGGCGCCGAGTACGCGGTGCAGACGGAGGCGGCCGACGGCGGCCAGCAGGTCACCTCCGCGACCGGCACGCTCTACACGGACCTCACGGTCTCCACCACACCGAAGGTCGCCGAAGCCACCGCGAAGCAGCGGATGTTCACGCTCGACCGCGGCCTGCGCGGCGTGCAGGGCGCGAAGACCGAGGCGCACGGCCTGTCCGTGCTGCCCGACGCCCACGGCGGCAGGCTGGCCTGGCACTTCACCGTCACCGGCGGCAAGGCGGACGGCAGCCCGGTGCGCCAGGAGGTGTACGTCGACGCGCGCGTGGGCGGCATCGCGCTCTCGTACAACAACATCGACGCGGCCGACGCGTCGCCCGCGGAGGGGACGGGCGTACGCGTCGACGGCGGCGAGGCGAAGCTGAACGTCAACAAGGAGGCGGACGGCTCGTACACGCTCGTCGACTCCACCCGCTCCATGTACGCGCAGACCGGCGGCCAGATCCGCACGTACGACGCCAACCGCAAGCAGTACACGGCCGTCGCGGGAGGTCCGGTCACCGACGACATCCGGCTGGGCACGTCGGCGAGCGACCGCTTCGACGGCGCGAACACCTCGTCGGGCGCGGTCGACGCGCACCTGAACGCGGCGAAGGTCTACGAGTACTACAAGGACCAGATCGGCCGCGACGGTGTCGACGGCAAGGGCGGCACGATCTACTCCGTCGTCAACGTCGCCGCCAACGGCAAGGACTACGCCAACGCCTTCTGGGACGGTTCCAAGATGGTCTACGGCCACATGGACGGCGTGCCGCTGTCCGTGGGCCTGGACGTCGTCGGCCACGAGATGACTCACGGCGTCACCGAGCACTCCGCCGGGCTCGTCTACCTCAATCAGTCGGGTGCGCTCAACGAGGCGATATCCGACTACTTCGGCAACGCCATGGAGACCGCCGACAAGGGCATCGCGATGAGCGACCCGACGTCCGGCCTCATCGGGGAGTACCTCTGCAACGGCACGAAGCCGCTGGAGGACTGCGCCCTGCGCGACCTGAACGACGGACGCAACGCGCAGAAGGACTACCAGCCCATCACGCTCGACATCGACAACGGCGGAGTGCACCACAACTCCACCATCGTCGGCGGTGCGCTGTGGGACATGCGCAAGAACATCGACAGCAAGCTCGCCGACCGGATCATCTACCGGTCCGCGCAGAACTACCTCACACCGCTGTCCGGCTTCACCGACATGCGTAACGCGGTCACCCTCGCGGCCAAGTCCCTGAACGTCTCGAAGGCCGATCTCGCCGTCATCGACAAGGCCTTCGACGACCACGGCATCGAGACCGGCTGGGAGCAGAAGGGCGGCACGCACGACGGCACCACCATCGGCACCGACATCCTGCCCGCGTACGAGGTCTACGGCGGGATCGACGAGCAGGCCGCCCAGATCAACGGCGACGTCTACGCGATCAGCCACGGCGACGCCATCGCCTGGGACCAGGGCAGCGCCGCCTTCGGCATCACCGTGGGCCGCTTCGACAAGAAGCCGCAGCACGAACTGGCCCAGCAGGATGCCTACCTGCTCGACCCGTCCCTGGACGACGACCGGATCGTCTTCACCCGGATCGCCGCCGACGGCATCGGGATCTACCAGGCCGGTGACAAGGGCCAGGGCGCGATCAAGAAGCTGGCCGACCGGCCGGACGCCGACGAGACCGAGCCGGTGACCGACCACGGCGCGCTCGCCTACATCAGCACCACCGCCGACGGCGAGCAGGACGTCATGCTCCGCAAGGCCGACGGCACGACGGTCAACGTCACCCCGGAGGCAGGCACCAAGGCAGCCCGCCTCGCGATGAAGAACGGCACGATCGCCTGGGCCGGCGGCGACGGCACGTACGTCTACGTCTACGACATCGCGAAGGGCACCACGCAGACCAAGCGGATCACCGGCTTCCTCTTCAACTGGGTCTCCGACATCCAGATCACCTCGGACCGCGTCTTCTGGCGCGAGACGGGCGGCTTCCTGATCCCGAGCACGACGTTCATGTCGGCGCCGCTCGACGACCTGTCCAAGGCCGCGAAGCTGCGCTACCCGTCGAGCGCCTACGTCGCCCAGTTCTCGGTGAACGACGACTACTTCGCCTACTCCACCTACGACCTCTGGGGCGCGCTCGGCGCCTGGAACGGTCCGGTGAAGGCGATGGTCTCCAAGACCGCCGACGTGCTCGACGGTCTCAACAACTACACCCGCGTCTCCTGCTCCTCCGGCTCCCAGCTGGCCCCGTCCCTCGGTGACGGCCAGCGCGTCGCGTGGCTCGACACGAGCGCCGCTGCCACCGATGTGGTGACCCGCGAGACGTTCGCCGGGACCTGCGAGTAG
- a CDS encoding oxygenase MpaB family protein has translation MSTEAVRGETPVPPPPGGVLWSISGDIRALLMLPAALTLQVAHPAVGAGVDEHSVFRTDPWGRGERSLRSLQLWVYGGDAATEEGRRLRRLHRTIQGTDTRGRRYHALSPANYAWVHATGFPVYQHAARYLIRPLTDAQERALYQEWLQVGRVLGIHDRDMPQTIEEFWPCFRKVLADEIELTVVVEELIATDRPVPPPDRGPLPVRLLLKALWPVLFPPLARFRRFVTIGLMPPEAREAIGLEWTDAQERKLRRFCAAVRRVVPVLPERLRYLPYARRARAARREAVRGDAQPGRTGGAPARPA, from the coding sequence ATGAGTACCGAAGCAGTCAGAGGCGAGACCCCCGTCCCGCCGCCGCCCGGCGGCGTGCTCTGGAGCATCTCCGGCGACATCCGGGCCCTGCTTATGCTGCCCGCCGCCCTCACCCTCCAGGTCGCGCACCCGGCGGTCGGCGCGGGCGTCGACGAACACTCCGTGTTCCGTACGGACCCGTGGGGGCGCGGCGAGAGGTCCCTGCGCTCGCTCCAGCTCTGGGTGTACGGGGGTGACGCGGCCACCGAGGAGGGGCGCAGGCTCCGCAGGCTGCACCGCACCATCCAGGGCACCGACACCCGAGGGCGCCGCTACCATGCGCTGTCGCCCGCGAACTACGCGTGGGTGCACGCCACGGGCTTCCCCGTCTATCAGCACGCCGCGCGGTATCTCATCCGGCCGCTCACCGACGCGCAGGAACGGGCCCTGTACCAGGAGTGGCTCCAGGTCGGCCGGGTTCTCGGCATCCACGACCGGGACATGCCGCAGACGATCGAGGAGTTCTGGCCGTGCTTCCGCAAGGTGCTCGCCGACGAGATCGAGCTGACCGTCGTCGTCGAGGAGCTGATCGCCACCGACCGCCCGGTACCGCCGCCGGACCGGGGACCGCTGCCGGTACGGCTGCTGCTGAAGGCGCTCTGGCCGGTGTTGTTCCCGCCGCTGGCCCGGTTCCGCCGCTTCGTCACCATTGGCCTGATGCCGCCGGAGGCGCGGGAGGCGATCGGGCTGGAGTGGACGGACGCGCAGGAGCGGAAGCTGCGACGGTTCTGCGCAGCGGTGCGGCGCGTCGTTCCCGTGCTCCCGGAGCGGCTGCGCTACCTGCCGTACGCGCGCCGGGCGCGGGCGGCGCGTCGCGAGGCCGTCCGGGGCGACGCGCAGCCCGGGCGGACGGGAGGCGCGCCGGCGCGGCCGGCGTGA
- a CDS encoding M1 family metallopeptidase: MHRRFIVPSALAASLLLAIPASAAEGTAGAPGIGDPYYPASGNGGYDVSHYDLRLTYQPATDLLEGTATILATATQELTRFNLDFGLDVSEVRVNGKKAGYARSGEQELEITPAAALAKGKAVSVVVRYAGKPSEVKINGWTSWVRTPDGAVAAQEPESAAWWFPSNDHPLDKATYDISVSVPDGTQAISNGTLQSQSSKLGWTRYNWRSTKPQATYLTTLAIGKFDITTDTTSDGLPVVNAYSRDLGANGGAARASIERTTEVAEWLTEVFGPYPFDALGGYSPNVTSGFALETQTRPFYSPKQFANGANVSVVVHELAHQWYGDSVSLKGWKDIWINEGFARYSQWLWSEKEGEGTAQELADYTYAQHPADDAFWTVKPGDPGPDNQFDAAVYDRGALALQALRNEVGDETFFALLKGWPAEHAYGNASVADFVTYAERVSHKPLAGFFDTWLYQPTRPQAPAAADAHALRAPARPAQPASWKQIAATNTIHDHR, encoded by the coding sequence GTGCACCGCAGATTCATCGTCCCGAGCGCACTCGCGGCCTCCCTGCTGCTGGCGATCCCGGCCTCGGCCGCCGAAGGCACCGCGGGCGCCCCGGGCATCGGCGATCCCTACTACCCGGCCAGCGGCAACGGCGGCTACGACGTGTCCCACTACGACCTGCGGCTGACGTACCAGCCCGCCACCGACCTGCTGGAGGGCACGGCGACGATCCTCGCCACGGCCACCCAGGAACTCACCCGATTCAACCTCGACTTCGGGCTGGACGTCTCCGAGGTGCGGGTGAACGGCAAGAAGGCCGGTTACGCCAGGAGCGGCGAGCAGGAACTCGAAATCACCCCGGCGGCGGCGCTGGCCAAGGGCAAGGCCGTCTCGGTGGTCGTGCGGTACGCCGGAAAGCCGTCGGAGGTGAAGATCAACGGCTGGACCTCCTGGGTCCGTACGCCGGACGGCGCGGTGGCCGCGCAGGAGCCGGAGTCGGCCGCGTGGTGGTTCCCCAGCAACGACCACCCGCTCGACAAGGCGACGTACGACATCTCGGTGTCCGTGCCGGACGGCACCCAGGCGATCAGCAACGGCACGCTCCAGTCGCAGAGTTCGAAGCTCGGCTGGACCCGCTACAACTGGCGCTCCACGAAGCCGCAGGCGACATATCTGACGACGCTGGCCATCGGCAAGTTCGACATCACCACCGACACCACGTCGGACGGGCTGCCGGTCGTCAATGCGTACAGCAGGGATCTCGGCGCCAACGGCGGTGCGGCACGCGCCAGCATCGAGCGGACCACCGAGGTCGCCGAGTGGCTGACGGAGGTCTTCGGACCGTATCCCTTCGACGCGCTCGGCGGGTACTCCCCCAATGTGACGAGCGGGTTCGCGCTGGAGACCCAGACCAGGCCGTTCTACAGCCCGAAGCAGTTCGCGAACGGTGCGAACGTCTCCGTCGTCGTCCATGAGCTGGCGCACCAGTGGTACGGCGACAGCGTGTCCCTCAAGGGCTGGAAGGACATCTGGATCAACGAGGGCTTCGCCCGGTACAGCCAGTGGCTCTGGTCGGAGAAGGAGGGCGAGGGCACCGCGCAGGAGCTGGCGGACTACACATACGCCCAGCACCCGGCGGACGACGCCTTCTGGACGGTGAAGCCCGGCGACCCCGGCCCGGACAACCAGTTCGACGCGGCCGTCTACGACCGGGGTGCGCTGGCGCTCCAGGCGCTGCGCAACGAGGTGGGTGACGAGACGTTCTTCGCGTTGCTGAAGGGCTGGCCGGCCGAGCACGCGTACGGGAACGCGAGCGTGGCGGACTTCGTGACGTACGCGGAACGGGTCTCGCACAAGCCGCTCGCCGGTTTCTTCGACACCTGGCTGTACCAACCGACGCGGCCCCAGGCCCCGGCAGCGGCCGACGCGCACGCGTTGCGCGCTCCCGCTCGGCCCGCGCAGCCCGCGTCGTGGAAGCAGATCGCGGCGACGAACACGATTCACGACCACCGCTGA